In a genomic window of Scheffersomyces stipitis CBS 6054 chromosome 4, complete sequence:
- the GPD2 gene encoding glycerol-3-phosphate dehydrogenase (go_function oxidoreductase activity, acting on CH-OH group of donors~go_process carbohydrate metabolism): MSTPVARLAQLANILAPNPTAAYAAHSHHPEASLSPEHPFRVAVIGSGNWGTTIAKVIAENAAARPRLFRHQVNMWVHDEIIDGEKLTHIINTRHENVKYLPGVILPRNIRAEADIGNVVHDADLIVFNLPHQFLPRVVKSLKGKIKHGARAISCLKGLEVTPEGCKLLSTYITEELGIVCGALSGANIAPEVARCKWSETTVAYKLPEDFRGAGKDIDKFVLRACFHRPYFHVNVIEDVAGVSVAGALKNVVALAVGFVEGLGWGDNAKAAVMRVGLLETIKFSETFFPESIASTFTAESAGVADLITSCSGGRNVKVGRYMAQTGSSAENAEKMLLNGQSSQGIVTVREVHDLLTNVGMLDKFPLFEATYQIIYGSESIENLPLLLVGE, translated from the coding sequence ATGTCTACGCCTGTTGCCCGTTTGGCCCAACTAGCCAACATTTTGGCACCTAATCCCACCGCAGCATACGCTGCACATCTGCACCACCCAGAGGCCTCCTTGTCTCCAGAACACCCTTTCCGTGTTGCTGTGATCGGCTCGGGTAACTGGGGGACGACCATAGCTAAAGTGATCGCCGAAAACGCTGCGGCAAGACCCCGTTTGTTCCGTCACCAAGTCAATATGTGGGTGCACGATGAAATCATCgatggtgaaaaattgacTCACATCATCAACACCAGACACGAAAACGTCAAGTACTTGCCCGGTGTGATCTTGCCGAGAAACATCAGAGCCGAAGCAGATATCGGCAATGTAGTCCATGACGCCGACTTGATTGTCTTTAACTTGCCTCATCAGTTCTTGCCCCGTGTAGTCAAATCGTTGAAGGGTAAGATAAAGCACGGTGCCAGAGCCATCTCGTGCTTGAAGGGTTTGGAAGTGACTCCAGAAGGCTGCAAATTGTTGTCTACCTACATCACGGAAGAGTTAGGCATCGTTTGCGGTGCTCTCAGTGGTGCCAACATTGCTCCAGAAGTTGCTAGATGCAAATGGTCAGAGACTACCGTAGCCTACAAGCTCCCAGAGGACTTCAGAGGTGCGGGTAAGGACATCGACAAGTTCGTGTTGAGAGCATGTTTCCACAGACCCTACTTCCACGTCAATGTTATCGAGGATGTTGCCGGTGTATCTGTAGCTGGAGCTTTGAAGAATGTGGTTGCTTTAGCTGTAGGATTTGTAGAGGGCTTGGGCTGGGGTGACAACGCTAAGGCTGCTGTCATGAGAGTAGGATTGTTGGAGACGATCAAGTTCTCAGAAACATTCTTCCCTGAGTCCATTGCATCCACTTTCACAGCCGAGTCGGCTGGTGTAGCTGATTTGATCACATCATGCTCTGGTGGTAGAAATGTGAAAGTCGGTAGATACATGGCCCAAACCGGATCTTCGGCCGAAAACGCTGAAAAGATGTTATTGAACGGCCAGAGCTCCCAGGGTATCGTAACTGTTCGTGAAGTTCACGACTTGTTGACCAACGTAGGCATGCTCGACAAATTCCCCTTGTTTGAAGCTACCTATCAAATCATCTATGGCTCAGAGTCCATCGAAAACTTGCCTCTCTTGTTAGTAGGAGAATAA
- the MET32 gene encoding protein involved in methionine metabolism (transcriptional regulator containing a C2H2 zinc finger~go_component nucleus~go_function nucleic acid binding; zinc ion binding~go_component nucleus~go_function nucleic acid binding; zinc ion binding) — protein sequence MEQDQPQFAGSFNSPTSSEKSKRSNANSPSNTRTNNPSPVSQQQVPQLPSQRHLVARNTISGAGAGGAIQTNRVTNTHHFRNYPQLITNSPNRMSYPMFSPQPGPSSPFGGGGASGTGGGPQAGNSPPTKRIRGDTANSPSSPNLNFLLPTQRHTPGSIEQNVSYTRSYSSTSLSGAGKISNSRGSSSHVSPQPLQALTPGPHEGSSTSQQPQQQRQRQENQSTELRSSDSDEDARFLRLAREALVATASGVNPGSTLVDPTIQDLLQRLQYASSPHGNPIKRGNKITANQKGQLNISGFYRQFPNLSNDIFMGNEGGIEGNAAEENVHKSHHPSSNSEGWNFLIGEPITYKTPGVLYNKEENKPNDSIDILRSHSTTSLSDEGYVGGSSRKNSAVAGEDPSRKFLCGKCSMSFRRSSDLKRHEKQHLTIPPNICELCGKGFARKDALKRHMGTLTCKRNADKKLYIENLNYLKEQKAAGLGSRSGTAAGTFASGFSSASNFDRYHLDEDDDE from the coding sequence ATGGAACAGGATCAGCCACAGTTTGCTGGTTCCTTCAACAGTCCAACGTCGAGCGAgaaaagcaaaagaagtAATGCCAATAGTCCTTCCAACACACGTACAAATAATCCACTGCCGGTTTCTCAACAACAGGTTCCTCAACTCCCGAGTCAACGTCATCTTGTAGCTAGGAACACCATTTCTGGTGCTGGTGCTGGTGGTGCAATACAAACAAACAGAGTTACTAACACACATCATTTTAGAAATTATCCTCAATTAATTACTAACAGCCCGAACAGAATGAGCTATCCAATGTTCTCTCCTCAGCCAGGTCCATCTAGCCCctttggtggtggtggagcTAGTGGTACTGGCGGTGGACCACAAGCTGGAAATTCTCCTCCTACCAAAAGAATTAGAGGCGACACCGCTAACTCCCCGTCCTCTCCCAACCTTAATTTTTTATTACCAACTCAAAGGCATACTCCAGGGTCTATAGAACAAAACGTAAGCTACACCAGGAGCTATAGCTCtacttctctttctggtGCTGGCAAAATTAGTAATCTGCGTGGGAGTTCTTCACATGTATCTCCTCAGCCTTTGCAGGCTCTTACCCCTGGACCTCATGAAGGTTCGAGCACTTCTCAACAACCACAGcaacaaagacaaagacaagaaaatcaactGACAGAACTTCGAAGCCTGGACTCTGACGAAGATGCCAGATTTTTGAGGTTAGCCCGCGAAGCATTGGTAGCAACAGCCAGTGGAGTTAACCCTGGTTCAACATTGGTTGATCCGACTATCCAGGATTTATTACAGAGATTACAATATGCTTCCTCTCCTCATGGCAATCCAATAAAACGCGGAAATAAAATCACTGCCAACCAGAAGGGTCAATTAAATATATCTGGATTCTATAGGCAATTTCCAAACTTAAGCAATGATATATTCATGGGCAACGAGGGCGGTATTGAAGGTAATGCggcagaagaaaatgttCACAAGTCCCACCATCCCAGTTCAAACAGCGAAGGTTGGAATTTTTTAATTGGAGAACCAATAACCTACAAAACACCTGGAGTATTATacaataaagaagaaaataaaCCGAACGACAGTATCGATATTTTACGTTCTCATTCTACAACATCATTATCCGACGAAGGTTACGTTGGTGGATCAAGTAGAAAAAATTCAGCTGTTGCTGGCGAGGACCCGTCACGCAAGTTTCTCTGTGGAAAATGTTCTATGTCGTTCCGAAGATCTTCTGACTTGAAGAGACACGAGAAACAGCATTTAACTATACCACCGAATATTTGTGAATTATGTGGAAAGGGATTCGCCCGTAAAGATGCGTTGAAAAGACACATGGGAACGTTAACATGTAAGAGAAACGCTGATAAGAAATTATATATCGAAAACTTGAACTACttgaaagaacaaaaagCTGCTGGCTTGGGCTCCCGGTCAGGAACGGCTGCTGGCACTTTTGCAAGTGGCTTTAGCTCAGCAAGCAACTTCGATCGCTATcatcttgatgaagacgacgacgagTAA
- a CDS encoding predicted protein (go_function DNA binding~go_process regulation of transcription, DNA-dependent), with the protein MKNQQQQQQFQQYKQRAKNIANINELLPGLNDISDAFEVLPMDLIKYFTLLKEIDAKCINTVPQINFLIKKYIGDKINEIIPCLEEKMHVTSVATDLLSKHMFRINNDYKLIVNNNEIPESIRIGPLSHPAMIMDANVANGSSVDRSAQAQRSESRREALAAKKASKEDNSDDHLSVKKKKNKESTPSEALKGTPNGNPGVTNTKKRSRKENDDIQRPEDDSSNNSRANNTSSNNVNSNELDNDDNNTIDRVKAEVPASKAKNTGEPTYCYCNQVSFGEMVGCDGDDCKREWFHLPCIGFKNPPKGKWYCDDCLVKMKKMKKL; encoded by the exons ATGAAgaaccagcagcaacaacagcagttCCAGCAGTACAAACAGCGTGCAAAGAACATTGCAAACATCAACGAGCTTCTTCCAGGGTTAAACGACATTTCCGATGCGTTTGAAGTGTTACCTATGGACCTCATAAAGTACTTCACACTACTTAAGGAAATCGATGCCAAATGTATTAACACCGTTCCGcagatcaacttcttgatcaaaaaGTACATTGGAG acaagatcaacgaaATAATTCCCTGCTTAGAAGAGAAGATGCACGTTACGTCGGTGGCGACCGACTTGTTGAGCAAACATATGTTCCGTATCAACAATGACTACAAACTAATTGTCAACAACAACGAGATTCCAGAGTCAATCCGTATCGGTCCTCTAAGCCACCCGGCAATGATCATGGATGCTAACGTAGCCAACGGGTCAAGTGTTGACAGATCAGCACAGGCACAAAGAAGTGAAAGTAGAAGAGAAGCTCTAGCAGCCAAGAAAGCcagcaaagaagacaattctGATGACCATCTTTCtgtgaagaagaagaagaacaaagagAGCACACCTTCAGAAGCACTCAAGGGCACACCGAATGGAAACCCAGGAGTAaccaacaccaagaagAGATCGAGAAAGGAAAATGATGATATCCAGAGACCA gaagacgaCAGTAGCAATAATTCACGTGCAAAcaacaccagcagcaaTAATGTCAACTCCAACGAACTTGACAACGATGACAATAACACTATAGACAGAGTCAAGGCTGAAGTTCCAGCAAGTAAGGCCAAGAATACAGGCGAACCTACGTACTGTTACTGTAACCAAGTTTCCTTTGGTGAGATGGTGGGATGCGACGGTGACGACTGTAAGCGTGAATGGTTCCATTTGCCATGTATTGGATTCAAGAACCCACCTAAGGGTAAATGGTACTGTGACGACTGTCTtgtgaaaatgaagaaaatgaagaaattatGA
- a CDS encoding predicted protein (go_function serine carboxypeptidase activity~go_process proteolysis and peptidolysis), whose product MSEVGYGSPPDPRYPYPSPWFTQPFSLRVKHIDPLVLGLDKVKQVTGYLDIEDDKHLFYWFFESRNDPQNDPVVLWLNGGPGCSSSTGLFFELGPSFINSTLQPEYNPYSWNSNASVIFLDQPVDVGLSYSDDNEVSTTAAAAKDVYIFLELFFQKFPQFQSRDFHMAGESYAGHYIPKFASEILSHPERSFNVTSVLIGNGFTDAIPQYKALIGMGCGQGGYDSILSEQDCKELEENYYPKCKQFLELCNREQDALTCVPAYHYCETRMFIPFSKTNLNPYDIREECERGGTCYEELDDVDAYLNLDFVRSAIGVSPEVKKYEGCSDVVSKNFALEGDKALPHQQYVAELLEKEVAVLIFAGDKDYRCNWLGNYEWTDQLDYDGHDEFSSKPLVPWQTSDGSIGGEYRNYEKFTYLRFYDAGHLVPHDQPQRALEMVNSWLQGQYSLN is encoded by the exons ATGTCTGAAGTAGGCTATGGAAGCCCACCAGATCCTCGGTATCCCTATCCTAGCCCTTGGT TTACGCAGCCTTTTTC GTTGCGAGTTAAGCACATAGATCCGCTTGTTCTCGGTCTAGATAAAGTAAAGCAAGTCACGGGATATTTGGATATCGAAGATGACAAGCACTTGTTCTATTGGTTCTTTGAATCGAGAAACGATCCCCAGAACGACCCAGTAGTATTATGGTTGAATGGAGGGCCAGGTTGCTCTAGCTCAACGGGACTCTTCTTTGAGTTGGGGCCCTCTTTTATCAATTCAACCCTTCAGCCAGAATATAACCCCTATTCGTGGAACTCGAATGCGTCTGTTATCTTCTTGGATCAACCTGTAGACGTAGGACTCTCGTACTCGGATGACAACGAAGTTTCAACTACGGCTGCTGCTGCAAAAGATGTATACATattcttggaattgttcTTCCAAAAGTTTCCACAATTCCAAAGCAGAGACTTTCATATGGCTGGAGAATCGTATGCTGGCCATTACATTCCTAAGTTCGCGTCGGAGATCCTCAGTCATCCGGAAAGGTCGTTCAACGTGACTTCAGTTCTCATTGGAAATGGGTTCACTGATGCTATTCCACAATATAAAGCTCTTATTGGAATGGGATGTGGACAAGGAGGTTATGATTCAATCTTGTCAGAACAAGATTgcaaggaattggaagagaatTACTATCCCAAATGCAAGCAATTCCTTGAACTATGCAACAGGGAACAGGATGCATTGACATGTGTACCAGCTTATCATTACTGTGAAACAAGAATGTTTATTCCTTTCTCCAAGACGAACTTGAACCCATATGACATACGTGAAGAATGTGAAAGGGGTGGAACTTGCTACGAGGAACTAGACGATGTGGACGCTTATCTCAACCTTGACTTTGTCAGGAGTGCCATTGGGGTTTCTCCtgaagtcaagaagtaTGAAGGTTGTTCTGATGTTGTATCAAAGAACTTTGCCTTGGAAGGCGATAAAGCATTGCCCCATCAGCAGTATGTTGCcgaacttcttgaaaaggaGGTAGCAGTATTGATATTTGCTGGAGATAAAGACTATAGATGTAATTGGTTAGGTAACTACGAGTGGACAGACCAATTAGACTATGATGGTCATGATGAATTTTCAAGTAAACCTTTGGTGCCATGGCAAACTTCTGACGGCAGTATTGGTGGAGAGTACAGGAACTACGAAAAGTTCACTTATTTGAGATTCTACGATGCTGGCCATTTGGTCCCTCACGATCAACCCCAGAGGGCATTGGAAATGGTTAACAGTTGGTTACAAGGACAGTATTCATTGAACTAA
- a CDS encoding predicted protein (go_function GTP binding~go_process small GTPase mediated signal transduction), protein MSVLKEYKLVVVGGGGVGKSALTIQLIQSHFVDEYDPTIEDSYRKQCTIDNEQVLLDVLDTAGQEEYSAMREQYMRTGEGFLLVYSINSRNSLEELQSFYEQILRVKDSERVPVLVVGNKCDLEIERQVSYEEGLALANSFNCQFLETSAKQRINVEEAFYNLVRSIREQERAVSSSD, encoded by the coding sequence ATGAGCGTGTTGAAAGAATATAAATTGGTCGTTGTCGGCGGCGGTGGTGTCGGTAAGTCGGCCCTTACCATCCAGTTAATCCAGTCCCATTTTGTGGATGAATACGACCCCACCATTGAAGACTCCTACAGAAAGCAATGCACCATTGACAATGAACAGGTGTTGTTGGACGTGTTGGATACTGCtggacaagaagaatactcTGCCATGAGAGAACAGTATATGAGAACAGGAGAAGGgttcttgttggtgtaCTCCATCAATTCTCGTAACTCGTTGGAGGAATTGCAATCGTTCTACGAGCAGATTCTTAGAGTCAAGGACTCCGAAAGAGTGCCGGTATTGGTAGTAGGAAATAAGTGTGACTTGGAGATTGAGAGACAGGTTAGCTACGAAGAAGGGTTGGCTTTGGCCAACTCGTTCAATTGCCAGTTTTTGGAAACCTCGGCCAAGCAGAGAATCAACGTCGAGGAAGCATTCTACAACTTGGtcagatccatcagagaacaagaaaggGCCGTTTCATCTAGCGAC
- the OST2 gene encoding oligosaccharyltransferase epsilon subunit — ELSAAVNTTYSDYVATLTPRLKLIDLFLVFLVALGILQFVYVLLVGNFPFNAFLGGFISCVGQFVLTVSLRLQIKSATNAERAFGDFVFASLILHFVVYHFIN; from the exons GAATTGTCCGCTGCCGTCAACACCACTTACAGTGACTACGTGGCCACATTGACTCCACgtttgaagttgattgacTTGTTCCTTGTATTTCTCGTAGCCTTGGGAATCTTGCAATTCGTCTATGTTTTGCTTGTGGGAAATTTCCCCTTCAATGCCTTCCTTGGTGGATTCATCTCGTGTGTAGGGCAGTTTGTCTTGACTGTTTCGTTGAGATTACAGATCAAATCGGCTACTAA TGCCGAGAGAGCATTCGGAGACTTCGTGTTTGCCAGTTTGATCTTGCACTTCGTGGTTTACCATTTCATCAACTAG
- the RPB4 gene encoding RNA polymerase II fourth largest subunit (go_function DNA-directed RNA polymerase activity~go_process transcription) has product MNVSTSALGVRRRKAATQNIDDEENAALLKLGPEFQLTQITNSGEQEQLIALNLSEARLLIRAALKERRNKNAKKTEYDEDDENDKEDEISNMDLAGPNSNEIMHKTLNYLTNFARFKNSSSTETVEKLLNDFSLSASEPLHPFELAQLGTLECEDAEEAKSLIPSLIHKVSDVQLQTLLTELRKYQTLS; this is encoded by the coding sequence ATGAATGTCAGCACAAGTGCCTTGGGtgtcagaagaagaaaggctGCCACCCAAAATatagatgatgaagaaaatgcCGCATTATTGAAATTGGGCCCCGAATTCCAACTCACGCAGATTACAAACAGtggagaacaagaacagtTGATTGCCCTTAACTTGTCAGAGGCCAGATTGTTGATAAGAGCAGCCTTAAAGGAACgtagaaacaaaaatgcaaagaagacagagtacgacgaagacgacgaaaaTGATAAAGAGGATGAGATTTCTAACATGGATTTGGCGGGCCCCAACTCCAACGAAATCATGCACAAGACGTTGAACTATTTAACCAATTTCGCCagattcaagaattcttccTCCACGgaaactgtagaaaagTTGTTAAACGACTTCAGCCTTCTGGCCTCCGAGCCTTTGCATCCTTTCGAGTTGGCCCAGTTGGGTACATTAGAGTGTGAAGATGCCGAGGAAGCCAAGTCGTTGATTCCCAGTCTTATCCACAAGGTGTCTGACGTACAGTTGCAAACTTTGCTTACCGAGCTCAGAAAGTACCAGACCTTGTCATAG